GCTGCAAGTGCTGCAAGAACGAGATAGAACAACAGTCGTTTAAGCATTCGCCTTGATATAGTTTATTGCAGGGTTGGCATACATCGTCAGCATACGCTCACGCAGGAATGCCTCGTCCTTGTTTTCCAAATCAATCTTCGCCATCTGCCCGTCGAGATACTGCTCAAATCTTGCCTTTTCTTCTGCCGTATATTTATCAGCAAAGTCGGAAGTTCCTTTCAAGAAATCGAGCGCAACGTAGTTGTTGGCATAGAGATGATAATTCTTATGAATCTCTTTGTCGATGTGTTCTGCGATAATCCTGTATATTTCCGTCTTCGGAGTTTCAGAATCGATGCCCGAAAGGAAGTCGTCGATGCAGGGGGCAGCGCAGTAATGCACGTGTCCCTTGTAGCCCATAATGCCGGTTTGCATACTGATGATGTCGTCCTGTGGACCTTTCCGGAACACTTCCATATCACGACGCTGCTGATATTCCTTTGCCTTGAGGAAATCGCAGGGGTCGTATTCGTAGGAAATAGCCGTAGGAACGATGTGGAGTTTCTGAAGTTTTTCGATAAGTGAGCCTTCGCCGCCCATTGTCATCATCTTCAGAATAGCCTCGGCAGTACGGTCATTGGAGTCTTTCGCACGTCCTTCGCGCTGCGCTATCCAGATGTTTTCCTTCTTTTCGCTGATGGCAAAGTGCATATATTCGGACAATGTTTTGCTGGCTTGCAGCATCTGTCGCATCGGCAGGCCGCGAAGCACGATGAAACTCTTGTTCAGACGGACAATATCCTTTACCCACGGCAGCTTCAGGAGATTGTCGCCAATGGCTATTTCGCAGGTAGTATTGAATTTGTTGTCTATCAGCAGCACGTCGAGCATAGCCGAATCGAGCACAATGTCGCGGTGATTGCTCACAAAGGTGTAATTGGAATTTCTGTCCAATGAGGGCGCATCCAACTCGAAACCATTGCCGGATTTCTTCATAATGTTATGAACAATGCCATAGAAGAATGTCTTTTGGAAGTCGAGCAGCGTCTTGCAGGAGTACATTTGCTGCTTGAGAGCCTCGAGAGGAGCATCCGGAAAGACGGCTTTCACCACTTGAAGAAACTGTTGGTCGGCAAGCAGACGCTCATAAACCAAAGGCAATTCCTCTGGAACAAAAGGACGGATTTCGTCGAATTTTCCTGGTATAATCATATCAGTATGTTTTAAAAATCAACTCAGTATGTTTTAAAAGCCAACAAGGGAACAGGCTAACGAGCTGACAAGGAATCATTTCCTCGTTCACTTGTCATCTTGTTCCCTTGTCAAACAAATCTATTTCTTAGAACCCGTTCACAACGATTTCTGCCATTCTTTAGAACTGATTCTCTACGATTTCGCTCAAAACCTCCTTGATGTCAAGGCCTGCTGCGCGAACCTGCTGAGGAATGAAGCTCGTTACGGTCATACCCGGCGTGGTATTCACTTCCAGCATATTGATAACATCGTTGCCATCCTTATCCTTCGTGATGATATAATCAATTCGGATAATGCCGTTGGCGTGGAGAATATCGTAGATACGACTGGTTTCGGCTGCCACTTTCTTGGCTGTTTCAGGGTCGATGCGCGCCGGAGTGATTTCCTCAACCTGTCCATTGTACTTCGCATTATAGTCGAAGAACTCGTTGCTCGTTACAACTTCCGTTGCAGGGAACACCACAGCCTTTTCCTTTGTCTTGTAAACACCCTGTGAAATTTCCACACCGTCGAGATAACCTTCAATCATCACTTCGTCGCTCTCCATAAAGGCAACACGCAAAGCCGGTGCTATCTGGTCGGCATTCTTCACTTTTGACACGCCGAAACTACTGCCGTCGGCAGCAGGTTTCACGAAACAAGGCATTCCCAATCGTGCCTCGATTTCCTTTTCATCGTACGCATCGCCGCGACGGAGCAGTATGCTGTCGGGAACATTCACATTGAAGCTGCGCAGATAACGGTTCAGCACGTACTTGTCGAAGGTCAGTGCCTCAACCAATACGCCGCTTGTGGAATACGGAAGATGGATGAGTTCAAAATATCCCTGCATCACGCCGTTCTCTCCGGGCTGTCCGTGGATAGTGATGTAAGCGTAATCGAACAACACCAACTTGCCATCCTTGCGGAATGAGAAGTCGTTTTTGTCGATAGGCACGGTGGTTCCGTCTTCAAGATTGACGTTCCAGTCGGTTCCTTTCACATCAACCACATATATATTGTAACGCTCTTTGTCAAAGAAAGACACGAGTCCTTGAGCCGAACGCAGCGAAACGCCGTGTTCAGAAGAGTCGCCACCACAAACAATGGCGATAGTTCGCTTGTTATTTTCCATCTCTTTATTTTATAACTTTATCTGTTCTGCGCCCAAGGCTCATTACAGCATATCTTGTTTACCGTTGATATAGTTTCTCCATTTCTCGATTACCGAACCCAAATCTTCGGGCAGTTCGCTCGTGAAGTCCATCTGCTCCTTCGTAGTGGGATGAACAAAGCCGAGCGTTTTGGCGTGGAGTGCCTGACGATTGCATATCTTCAGACAGTTCTGAATGTATGCCTTGTAGGTGCTTGAGCGTTGTCCGCGCAGGATTTCCGTTCCACCGTATCGCTCATCGCCGAACAGAGGATGGCCGATGTGCTTCAAATGCGCACGAATCTGATGTGTACGGCCAGTCTCGAGAATACATTCTATCAAGGTGGTATAGCCGAACCGCTCCAAAACCTTGTAGTGCGTTACGGCACTCTTGCCGATTCCAGATTCCGGAGGAAAGACTGCCATACGCAGACGGTCCTTCGGATCGCGCCCGATATTGCCTTCAATCCGTCCTTCATCTTCATTGAAGTTGCCCCATACAAGGGCATTGTAGCTGCGATGCGTGGTTTTGTTGAAGAATTGCTTTCCGAGAATGCTCTTTGCTTCGGGCGTTTTTGCAATGAGCAGCAAGCCACTCGTATCTTTGTCAATGCGATGAACAAGCCCCACTTCTGGGTCGTTTGCATCGAAAGATTCCAAATCTTTCAGGTGCCAAGCAACAGCATTGATGAGCGTACCGTGGAAATTGCCTGCCCCGGGATGCACAACGAGACCTGCCGGCTTGTTGATAACCATCAGAGCATCGTCT
The Prevotella sp. HUN102 genome window above contains:
- a CDS encoding 1-acyl-sn-glycerol-3-phosphate acyltransferase, whose translation is MIIPGKFDEIRPFVPEELPLVYERLLADQQFLQVVKAVFPDAPLEALKQQMYSCKTLLDFQKTFFYGIVHNIMKKSGNGFELDAPSLDRNSNYTFVSNHRDIVLDSAMLDVLLIDNKFNTTCEIAIGDNLLKLPWVKDIVRLNKSFIVLRGLPMRQMLQASKTLSEYMHFAISEKKENIWIAQREGRAKDSNDRTAEAILKMMTMGGEGSLIEKLQKLHIVPTAISYEYDPCDFLKAKEYQQRRDMEVFRKGPQDDIISMQTGIMGYKGHVHYCAAPCIDDFLSGIDSETPKTEIYRIIAEHIDKEIHKNYHLYANNYVALDFLKGTSDFADKYTAEEKARFEQYLDGQMAKIDLENKDEAFLRERMLTMYANPAINYIKANA
- a CDS encoding D-alanine--D-alanine ligase, which codes for MENNKRTIAIVCGGDSSEHGVSLRSAQGLVSFFDKERYNIYVVDVKGTDWNVNLEDGTTVPIDKNDFSFRKDGKLVLFDYAYITIHGQPGENGVMQGYFELIHLPYSTSGVLVEALTFDKYVLNRYLRSFNVNVPDSILLRRGDAYDEKEIEARLGMPCFVKPAADGSSFGVSKVKNADQIAPALRVAFMESDEVMIEGYLDGVEISQGVYKTKEKAVVFPATEVVTSNEFFDYNAKYNGQVEEITPARIDPETAKKVAAETSRIYDILHANGIIRIDYIITKDKDGNDVINMLEVNTTPGMTVTSFIPQQVRAAGLDIKEVLSEIVENQF
- a CDS encoding RluA family pseudouridine synthase: MIDEEELFEDDILDDGPLAEEAADGGGLYEHFRVEVDKGQDSVRIDKFLFERMQHSSRNRIQKAADAGFIHVNGTPVKSNYKVRPEDIITLMLDRPKHDNTIEAEDIPLDVVYEDDALMVINKPAGLVVHPGAGNFHGTLINAVAWHLKDLESFDANDPEVGLVHRIDKDTSGLLLIAKTPEAKSILGKQFFNKTTHRSYNALVWGNFNEDEGRIEGNIGRDPKDRLRMAVFPPESGIGKSAVTHYKVLERFGYTTLIECILETGRTHQIRAHLKHIGHPLFGDERYGGTEILRGQRSSTYKAYIQNCLKICNRQALHAKTLGFVHPTTKEQMDFTSELPEDLGSVIEKWRNYINGKQDML